The following proteins come from a genomic window of Proteinivorax hydrogeniformans:
- a CDS encoding MptD family putative ECF transporter S component encodes MKQKAILSKDVALIGILAALSVVLGIVVLPVLMSLPLPIFKPIVLAPLFSLVVMGLMERTNKKGAVSLLAIVKGGLLSFFSPVMFLIVVFAGVCTEIINIILLSENSNNKKIIVSAAYSAFHVPFGVLFANVLLGYEFLAFFSTILLTILAFCVGGLANILMFKFIINKAFKASKS; translated from the coding sequence ATGAAGCAAAAGGCGATTTTATCTAAAGATGTGGCTTTAATAGGAATATTAGCAGCTTTATCTGTAGTGCTAGGGATCGTGGTACTACCTGTTCTTATGTCTTTGCCATTACCTATCTTTAAACCTATCGTGTTGGCACCACTTTTTTCTCTTGTTGTGATGGGATTAATGGAACGAACTAATAAAAAAGGGGCTGTATCCTTGCTAGCTATAGTTAAGGGTGGGTTGCTTTCCTTTTTTAGCCCGGTCATGTTCTTAATAGTAGTTTTTGCAGGAGTATGTACTGAAATAATCAATATCATCTTGCTTAGTGAAAATAGTAATAATAAAAAGATAATCGTATCTGCAGCTTACTCTGCTTTTCATGTTCCCTTCGGGGTGCTCTTTGCTAATGTGCTGCTGGGGTATGAATTTTTAGCCTTTTTTTCTACCATATTGCTTACCATATTGGCATTTTGTGTTGGCGGCTTAGCAAATATATTGATGTTCAAATTTATAATCAACAAAGCGTTTAAAGCTTCTAAGTCTTAA
- a CDS encoding DUF401 family protein, whose translation MVGIAGVILSLILVVFLSRKKVNIGLAMILGAAIVTSTSTITLKESIATFFNVFVTQEFIELALVVLLISLLGFIMKRASLLDTMISSLITLLGGSKLLMAAIPSLIGLLTVPGGAALSAPMVGESGKRLKLKDCQMGAINIFFRHMWFPIYPLYPPFLLITAMTDVEVKHIILVSFPIVVSGLAVSFLTMFKGITPIKTEKSNGLHKVKTFGSFLLSISPILLALTLSLGFSIMFPAAIFVSIVWVLILDAKKNFASWNKPIKKIKKDILPGINLTLAVTIFGIFFFKEILEASSVVEELMSDLQQLGLPLGLLVVLASGLSGLVTGSNSAALGISIPIFASAIAHNPLPYVLLMFMASLWSYVLSPIHLCLVLTKDYFKFDILAFYKWFIQPGLAMTIMTVIMIYILPYILP comes from the coding sequence ATGGTGGGTATTGCAGGAGTTATTTTAAGTCTTATATTAGTAGTCTTTTTAAGTAGGAAAAAGGTAAATATAGGTTTGGCAATGATTTTAGGCGCTGCCATAGTAACCTCAACTAGTACAATTACGCTGAAAGAAAGTATAGCTACTTTTTTTAATGTGTTTGTTACCCAAGAATTTATTGAGCTTGCCTTGGTGGTACTATTGATTTCATTATTAGGCTTTATAATGAAGCGGGCTAGTCTTTTAGATACAATGATTTCTTCCTTAATAACGTTGCTGGGAGGAAGTAAGCTGTTGATGGCTGCAATTCCAAGTCTTATTGGGCTTCTTACCGTACCAGGGGGAGCAGCTCTTTCCGCTCCTATGGTGGGCGAGTCTGGTAAAAGGCTTAAGCTTAAAGACTGCCAGATGGGGGCTATAAATATATTTTTTAGGCATATGTGGTTTCCTATTTATCCTTTATATCCGCCATTTTTATTGATTACAGCTATGACTGATGTGGAGGTTAAACATATAATACTGGTTAGCTTTCCAATTGTGGTATCAGGCTTGGCTGTATCGTTTTTGACAATGTTTAAGGGAATCACTCCTATTAAAACAGAAAAAAGTAATGGTCTTCATAAAGTAAAAACATTTGGAAGTTTTCTACTGAGTATTTCTCCAATATTATTAGCGTTAACTTTGTCTTTGGGCTTTTCGATTATGTTTCCTGCGGCGATTTTTGTGTCTATTGTATGGGTGCTGATTTTGGACGCTAAAAAGAATTTTGCCAGCTGGAATAAGCCAATAAAAAAGATTAAAAAAGATATTTTACCAGGAATAAACTTAACTTTAGCTGTAACAATTTTTGGTATATTTTTCTTTAAGGAAATTTTAGAGGCAAGTTCTGTTGTGGAGGAGTTAATGTCTGATTTACAGCAGTTAGGATTACCGCTGGGACTTTTAGTAGTGCTAGCTTCAGGGCTTAGTGGTTTAGTGACAGGCTCAAACTCAGCTGCCTTAGGGATTTCGATACCTATTTTTGCTTCAGCTATTGCTCATAATCCTCTCCCCTATGTTTTACTGATGTTTATGGCTTCGCTTTGGTCTTATGTACTTTCGCCAATTCACTTGTGTTTAGTGCTTACTAAAGATTATTTCAAGTTTGACATATTAGCTTTTTATAAATGGTTTATCCAACCTGGGTTGGCTATGACTATCATGACAGTGATAATGATTTATATTTTACCGTATATCTTGCCTTAA
- a CDS encoding ABC-F family ATP-binding cassette domain-containing protein, with the protein MIILQCKDIIKYFDGQPLFSNVSLQIHQGEKIALVGENGSGKTTLFNILNGTLDYDSGQIFTAKNISFGFQAQHHDLDLNLTPMEELRKVFKHIIDLNDEIRDIEKQMSTANKDRLEKLMTKYSELTEEFEASGGYRYESDIVGVLRGLGFAADELDKKIHQYSGGQQSRISLAKLLLKKPDLLFLDEPTNHLDINGVLWLENYLKEYKGAIFLISHDRQFLDNIVSKTLHLHGGELMKYSGNYSFYIKERRAWEQRVAKEHKKQQQHIKETEEFIRKNIAGQKTKLAQSRRKQLEKLEKIELTQSEYTTDFFFDVGSNSGRFVLTVKNLSFSYEHTPVLKDLNFIIERNDKIGLVGPNGCGKTTLLNLISEKIPIQKGEIIHGHNVQLSYFSQTRDDLNPNNSLMEEIWDKKPAWKEGQVRAYLAKFLFTQDDVFAPVSSLSGGEQSRLALAKLILGKGNFLILDEPTNHLDIKSKEVLEEALQQYPGTLLVVSHDRYFLNKVTNKTIALNDGSARSFLGNFEYYQQKMADERWEKEQRQKERDNIKKQPPKRKSKNSIKKLENEVQQLEEKIAETEDSIAQLEEQLCKKEVFTNPTKNAEVNDAYERQKQELATFYTQWEELEEELSQQNQ; encoded by the coding sequence ATGATTATATTACAATGCAAAGATATAATTAAATATTTCGATGGCCAGCCTTTATTCAGCAATGTTTCATTACAAATACATCAAGGCGAAAAAATTGCTCTAGTTGGGGAAAATGGCAGTGGTAAGACCACTTTATTTAATATTTTAAATGGTACATTAGATTACGACTCAGGTCAAATTTTTACAGCCAAAAATATAAGCTTTGGATTTCAAGCACAGCACCATGACTTGGACCTAAACCTAACCCCAATGGAAGAGTTGCGTAAGGTTTTTAAACATATTATCGACCTAAATGACGAAATACGGGACATAGAGAAGCAGATGAGCACTGCTAATAAAGACAGGCTTGAAAAGCTTATGACCAAGTACTCTGAACTAACTGAGGAGTTTGAAGCAAGCGGTGGATATAGATACGAAAGTGATATAGTTGGCGTCCTTAGAGGTCTAGGCTTTGCGGCCGATGAATTAGACAAAAAAATACATCAGTATAGCGGGGGACAGCAAAGTAGAATTTCTTTAGCTAAGCTTTTACTTAAAAAGCCCGACCTGCTATTTTTAGATGAGCCGACAAACCATCTAGATATCAATGGAGTACTGTGGTTAGAGAATTATCTTAAAGAATATAAAGGGGCTATATTTTTAATTTCTCACGACCGCCAGTTTTTAGATAACATAGTATCTAAAACTCTCCATCTTCATGGCGGGGAGCTTATGAAATACTCCGGAAATTATTCCTTTTACATCAAAGAAAGAAGGGCGTGGGAACAAAGAGTAGCTAAAGAGCATAAGAAGCAGCAACAGCACATAAAAGAAACCGAGGAGTTTATACGCAAAAATATCGCTGGCCAAAAAACAAAGTTGGCTCAAAGCCGTAGAAAGCAGCTAGAAAAATTAGAAAAGATTGAGTTAACTCAAAGTGAGTATACCACCGATTTCTTTTTTGATGTAGGCTCAAACAGCGGGCGTTTTGTGTTAACGGTTAAAAACCTATCTTTTTCGTACGAACATACTCCAGTTTTAAAAGACTTAAATTTTATTATAGAACGGAACGACAAAATAGGGCTTGTAGGACCCAATGGATGCGGGAAAACCACTTTGCTAAACCTCATATCAGAAAAAATCCCAATACAAAAAGGGGAAATCATCCATGGCCACAACGTACAGTTATCGTATTTTAGTCAAACAAGAGACGACCTAAACCCTAATAACTCGTTAATGGAAGAGATTTGGGACAAAAAACCTGCTTGGAAGGAAGGTCAAGTGAGAGCTTACCTTGCTAAGTTTTTATTTACACAAGATGACGTATTTGCTCCAGTTTCTTCGTTGAGTGGAGGTGAGCAAAGCCGCCTAGCTCTTGCAAAACTTATTTTAGGCAAAGGGAATTTCTTGATTTTAGACGAACCTACTAACCATTTAGATATCAAAAGTAAAGAGGTTTTAGAGGAAGCTTTGCAACAGTATCCCGGCACGCTACTGGTAGTTTCTCACGACAGATACTTTTTAAATAAAGTCACTAATAAAACGATCGCTCTAAACGACGGCAGCGCTCGATCCTTTTTAGGAAATTTCGAATACTATCAGCAAAAGATGGCTGACGAACGCTGGGAAAAAGAGCAACGACAAAAAGAACGAGATAACATCAAAAAACAGCCCCCTAAGCGCAAATCTAAAAATTCCATAAAAAAGCTAGAAAATGAAGTACAACAGCTTGAAGAAAAAATAGCAGAGACAGAAGATAGCATAGCACAATTAGAAGAGCAGTTATGCAAGAAAGAAGTTTTTACAAACCCTACAAAAAATGCTGAAGTCAATGACGCGTACGAAAGGCAAAAACAAGAACTAGCTACATTCTACACTCAATGGGAAGAGTTAGAAGAAGAGTTATCACAACAAAACCAGTAA
- a CDS encoding polysaccharide deacetylase family protein, giving the protein MKKFFALFIVLILVLATLGCTDNSQVVSDDKEGDKVTDKKPEDDNDKPDKTDDTKPKIDFDEVQPNEAGEIMVLMYHSIAPEEDTWVRTPDNFRKDLEKLYKNGYRLVSMRDVIKGNIDIEAGKSPVVLTFDDGTQGHFNYIEKDGDLVIDPDSAVGILLEMNEKYPDFGTAATFYINSNPFRQPEYAERKLKELVEFGMDIGHHTYGHIYLDQHGPEEIQRQMAKLQELVNDVLPDYPLDTFALPFGIWPQDEYRQYAIAGEYDGINYENIGVLEVGSYPAVSPFNKSFDPMSIPRVRASYEEGYGHFKFFFDVFEDNPSRRYVSDGDPNYVTVPEELKDKINLDDFPYKELRTYTIDE; this is encoded by the coding sequence TTGAAAAAGTTTTTTGCATTGTTTATAGTACTTATTTTAGTATTAGCTACACTAGGATGCACTGATAATAGTCAAGTAGTTTCTGATGATAAGGAAGGCGACAAGGTTACTGATAAAAAGCCGGAAGATGACAATGATAAACCAGACAAAACAGATGATACCAAGCCTAAGATAGACTTTGATGAGGTTCAGCCAAATGAAGCAGGTGAAATCATGGTGCTTATGTATCACAGCATCGCACCTGAAGAAGATACCTGGGTCAGAACTCCTGATAACTTTCGTAAAGACCTTGAAAAACTTTACAAAAATGGATATAGACTGGTATCGATGCGAGATGTTATAAAGGGAAATATAGATATAGAGGCCGGTAAAAGCCCCGTGGTGCTAACTTTTGATGACGGTACGCAAGGACACTTCAACTATATTGAAAAAGATGGCGATCTTGTTATAGACCCAGATAGCGCTGTGGGCATACTTTTGGAAATGAATGAAAAATACCCCGACTTTGGTACAGCGGCTACCTTTTATATTAATTCTAACCCATTTAGACAACCTGAGTACGCCGAGCGTAAACTTAAAGAGCTTGTTGAGTTTGGCATGGATATAGGACACCACACTTATGGCCATATATACTTAGACCAACACGGACCTGAAGAAATTCAACGGCAAATGGCCAAGCTACAAGAACTAGTAAATGACGTCCTGCCAGACTACCCATTGGATACTTTTGCACTTCCTTTTGGCATCTGGCCTCAAGATGAGTATCGTCAATATGCTATAGCAGGTGAGTATGACGGTATAAACTATGAAAATATAGGAGTGCTAGAAGTAGGCTCATATCCAGCTGTGTCACCTTTTAATAAAAGTTTTGACCCCATGTCTATACCAAGGGTGAGAGCAAGCTACGAAGAAGGCTATGGACACTTTAAGTTTTTCTTTGATGTATTTGAAGATAACCCTTCACGTCGTTATGTAAGCGATGGAGACCCAAACTATGTAACGGTACCAGAAGAGCTAAAAGACAAAATTAACTTAGATGATTTCCCTTATAAAGAGCTTAGGACTTATACCATAGACGAATAA
- a CDS encoding selenium metabolism-associated LysR family transcriptional regulator: MNLTTLKTFVTVVDEGNFSKASEKLHLSQPAVSMQMQSLSREIGVEIFLRVGKRVHLTDAGKILYSEAENILKLWHRVENQLSSYQKQVSGKLKLGASTIPGQYYLPKFVKSFKRDVPKGEISVILGDSNWVIDSVSLGELDIGFVGKRVKSKEITSCRWMKDKLVAIASTDYPYDNIKNARELQKVPMVLRKKGSATREVLVDNLRTHFNLGINDLNIVMESNGTEGIISAVEANLGISFISEVAAKRAESSGAIKIVKCPMEVKRDLYYIFRKGHEGSNIFKIFLNHLAKGGNKVWTM, encoded by the coding sequence GTGAATTTAACTACTTTAAAGACATTTGTAACAGTAGTTGATGAAGGTAACTTTTCGAAAGCATCTGAAAAACTTCACTTATCCCAGCCTGCGGTCAGCATGCAGATGCAAAGCTTATCTCGGGAAATAGGCGTAGAAATTTTTTTGCGAGTGGGCAAACGAGTACATTTAACTGATGCCGGTAAAATTCTTTATAGCGAGGCAGAAAACATTTTAAAGCTTTGGCACAGGGTGGAAAATCAGTTAAGTAGCTATCAAAAGCAAGTTTCAGGAAAGCTAAAACTAGGGGCCAGCACAATCCCAGGACAGTATTATTTGCCAAAGTTTGTAAAAAGCTTTAAAAGAGATGTTCCTAAAGGCGAGATAAGCGTTATATTGGGTGACTCGAACTGGGTGATAGATTCTGTCAGTTTAGGGGAGCTGGATATCGGATTTGTAGGTAAGCGGGTTAAATCAAAGGAGATTACATCTTGCAGGTGGATGAAAGATAAATTAGTGGCTATAGCTAGCACTGACTACCCCTATGACAATATAAAAAATGCAAGGGAGCTACAAAAGGTTCCTATGGTATTAAGAAAAAAAGGCTCCGCAACTAGAGAGGTGCTGGTAGACAACCTACGTACCCATTTTAACTTAGGAATAAATGATTTAAATATTGTAATGGAGTCAAATGGCACCGAAGGAATAATCTCTGCTGTGGAGGCCAACCTAGGAATATCTTTTATCTCGGAAGTAGCTGCAAAAAGAGCAGAAAGCTCCGGAGCTATAAAAATAGTTAAATGTCCCATGGAGGTTAAAAGAGACCTGTACTATATATTTAGAAAAGGCCACGAAGGATCTAACATATTTAAGATCTTTTTAAATCACTTGGCAAAGGGAGGTAATAAAGTATGGACGATGTAA
- the selD gene encoding selenide, water dikinase SelD gives MDDVKLTQMVKAAGUGAKIGPGDLQNILDDIKFDHNEDLVVGYHSGDDAAIFKVPQGQLVVQTVDFFTPMVDDPFTFGQITAANALSDVYAMGGDPKYALNIVGFPINCLPKKVLAQILAGGSSKLKEAGVTLAGGHSIEDPEPKYGLSVTGFVQEKDIWQNTAATSGEDIILTKPLGTGVITTAIKGEMASSDAYKKAVSTMTELNKTAKEVLASYSIKCCTDITGFGLAGHLAEIATGSKVDIVLKSSEIPIIDEAREYAQFGLIPAGAYRNKEHFSNNVVVKDSVSQDIEDIIFDPQTSGGLLVTCSKDISNELVSNLQKANVKAAIIGETQKGQGRITVE, from the coding sequence ATGGACGATGTAAAACTAACGCAAATGGTTAAGGCTGCTGGCTGAGGTGCAAAAATAGGTCCGGGAGACCTACAGAACATATTAGATGATATTAAATTCGACCATAATGAGGATCTAGTCGTAGGGTATCATAGCGGCGATGATGCTGCGATATTTAAGGTGCCACAGGGACAACTTGTGGTTCAGACTGTGGACTTTTTTACACCGATGGTTGACGATCCTTTTACTTTTGGACAAATAACTGCTGCAAACGCACTAAGTGATGTGTACGCAATGGGGGGAGATCCCAAATATGCACTTAATATTGTAGGATTTCCAATAAATTGCCTGCCTAAAAAAGTGCTAGCCCAAATATTAGCAGGAGGAAGCTCTAAGTTGAAAGAAGCAGGAGTTACTCTAGCTGGGGGACACAGTATTGAGGACCCTGAACCTAAGTATGGACTTTCTGTAACTGGCTTTGTACAAGAAAAAGATATATGGCAAAATACAGCGGCAACCAGTGGTGAGGATATAATATTGACAAAGCCATTGGGAACTGGTGTTATAACAACCGCTATAAAGGGTGAAATGGCAAGTAGCGACGCCTATAAAAAAGCGGTAAGCACCATGACTGAACTAAATAAAACAGCAAAAGAAGTGCTTGCTTCTTATAGTATAAAATGCTGCACTGATATAACAGGTTTTGGACTTGCAGGACACCTAGCTGAAATTGCAACAGGCTCTAAGGTCGATATTGTACTAAAAAGCTCAGAAATTCCTATTATCGATGAGGCAAGGGAGTATGCCCAGTTTGGGTTAATACCTGCTGGTGCTTATCGAAACAAAGAGCATTTTTCAAATAATGTAGTAGTTAAAGATTCAGTAAGTCAAGATATCGAGGATATCATATTTGACCCTCAAACTTCCGGCGGTCTATTAGTTACTTGTTCTAAAGATATAAGTAATGAGCTTGTATCTAATCTTCAAAAAGCAAACGTAAAAGCTGCTATCATCGGAGAAACCCAAAAAGGTCAGGGACGGATTACTGTGGAGTAA
- the sfsA gene encoding DNA/RNA nuclease SfsA, whose protein sequence is MSYINIKGQLVKAAFVKRNNRFSCDVLYNGEVVSCHLPTSGRLAELLLPDATVYIRKAVGEVQKRKTKYDLLQVDTKKGVRVSLDSQLPNRFVEKLLIENNMPGFCDLKLIRREYTYGKSRMDFLVEDKKGVKTLIEVKSVTLVEDQIAKFPDAPTTRGTKHLNELTKSVKEGYKAKVLFMIQRNDAKSFSPNIKTDPQFSEALKEAHKSKVEINAFNCNIGKVIELGDEVEVEY, encoded by the coding sequence ATGAGCTATATAAATATAAAAGGGCAGCTTGTAAAAGCTGCCTTTGTTAAACGTAATAACAGGTTTAGCTGTGACGTCTTATATAATGGAGAAGTAGTCAGCTGTCATCTTCCTACTTCTGGAAGACTGGCAGAACTTTTGCTCCCTGACGCCACAGTATATATTCGCAAGGCTGTTGGTGAGGTGCAGAAAAGAAAAACTAAATATGATCTACTGCAAGTTGATACAAAAAAAGGCGTTAGAGTTTCGCTGGATTCGCAACTGCCGAATAGATTTGTAGAAAAACTTCTCATTGAAAATAACATGCCTGGCTTTTGTGATCTTAAACTTATTAGACGAGAGTACACTTATGGAAAAAGTAGAATGGACTTTTTAGTTGAAGATAAAAAAGGGGTTAAAACCCTTATAGAAGTTAAATCTGTAACGTTAGTAGAAGATCAAATCGCTAAGTTCCCCGATGCGCCAACAACCCGTGGGACTAAACATCTTAACGAGCTAACTAAAAGTGTAAAAGAAGGTTATAAAGCTAAAGTGTTGTTTATGATACAACGTAACGATGCAAAAAGTTTTTCTCCAAATATAAAAACAGATCCCCAATTTAGCGAAGCCTTAAAAGAAGCCCACAAGAGCAAAGTAGAAATTAATGCCTTTAACTGTAACATAGGAAAGGTTATAGAACTTGGCGATGAGGTTGAGGTTGAATATTAA
- the selB gene encoding selenocysteine-specific translation elongation factor: MENKHIIIGTSGHVDHGKTSLIKSLTGVDTDRLKEEQNRGITIQLGFTYFDLPNGEKAGIVDVPGHEKFVRNMLAGVGGLDVVLLVVAADEGVMPQTREHLDILRLLGVQKGIIVITKKDLVDDDLLELAKEDILDEVSGTFLEDAPVAEVSTHNQEGIEDLKKIITDTVQHVDKPKPKDFFRLPVDRSFSLKGIGTVVTGTLKDGVIKVGDVVEVFPSEATGKVRQIQVHKNSVEEAYLGQRVAVNLTGLEKEQVGLGSMLATQDYFSAKNKVNCKLKLLENSRKITTGTMVRLHVGTQESIGRLVLLDREELNPSDDAFCQIRLKEKVVAAKDDPFVIRAMSPVVTIGGGKILGATNKRVKRYDEDALLGLRIRDEKPLVEVVNQVVKEHGIDGITSLELARNLQQSNENISDKIHTLKEKGDVTIVNKDELAVISKTNLTKLSDGIVEFLKGYHQRNPFRWGVNKEELKNNLGLDLSSKRLSDLLEILVKTGVIQSDGLYVKLSEFEVTLTEKQKESIDKVEKLLNDAGFQPPAKSELPIEKNLLDYLYQANKIVSINESMVVGTEVLSAGTKRLVKLIKENPEGVTLAQCRDLFNTTRKYIVPLLEYLDGEGITKRVGDKRILGPKGKELIL; this comes from the coding sequence ATGGAGAATAAACATATAATAATTGGCACCTCTGGTCATGTGGATCATGGCAAAACCAGTTTAATAAAAAGCCTAACCGGTGTTGATACAGATAGGCTAAAAGAAGAGCAAAACAGGGGGATAACCATTCAGCTAGGCTTTACCTATTTTGATTTACCAAATGGAGAAAAGGCAGGGATTGTTGATGTGCCTGGCCATGAAAAGTTTGTTAGAAATATGCTAGCTGGAGTAGGTGGGTTGGATGTGGTGCTTTTAGTTGTCGCAGCTGATGAAGGAGTTATGCCTCAAACTAGGGAGCATTTAGATATATTAAGGCTTCTAGGTGTTCAAAAGGGCATCATTGTAATAACTAAAAAAGACTTAGTTGATGATGATCTTTTAGAGCTAGCTAAGGAGGATATATTAGATGAGGTTAGCGGCACATTTTTAGAAGATGCTCCCGTTGCTGAAGTTTCCACCCATAATCAAGAAGGTATAGAAGATTTAAAGAAGATAATAACCGATACAGTACAACATGTTGACAAGCCTAAGCCTAAAGATTTTTTCAGGTTGCCTGTGGACAGAAGTTTTAGTTTAAAAGGGATTGGTACAGTTGTTACTGGAACATTGAAAGATGGGGTTATAAAAGTGGGGGATGTAGTAGAGGTATTTCCTAGCGAAGCAACTGGGAAGGTAAGACAAATACAGGTTCACAAAAACTCAGTGGAAGAGGCCTATCTAGGACAACGAGTTGCTGTAAACTTAACAGGATTGGAAAAAGAACAGGTGGGCTTAGGCTCTATGTTAGCGACACAAGATTATTTTTCTGCTAAAAACAAGGTAAACTGCAAACTAAAGCTATTAGAAAATAGCAGAAAAATCACTACTGGGACGATGGTTAGGTTACACGTGGGCACCCAAGAAAGTATCGGTAGATTAGTGTTGTTAGATAGAGAAGAGCTTAATCCTTCAGACGATGCTTTTTGCCAAATAAGGCTTAAGGAAAAAGTGGTTGCTGCAAAAGATGACCCTTTTGTAATAAGGGCGATGTCACCGGTAGTAACAATTGGCGGCGGAAAGATACTGGGAGCTACTAATAAAAGAGTTAAACGGTATGATGAAGATGCATTGCTAGGCCTAAGGATAAGGGATGAAAAACCGCTGGTAGAGGTGGTAAATCAGGTTGTAAAAGAGCACGGAATTGATGGTATAACTTCATTAGAGCTGGCAAGAAACTTGCAACAATCTAACGAAAACATCTCAGATAAGATCCACACCTTAAAGGAAAAAGGCGATGTAACGATAGTTAATAAAGATGAATTGGCAGTTATAAGCAAAACAAATCTAACAAAACTATCTGACGGAATTGTAGAATTTCTAAAAGGGTATCATCAGCGAAACCCATTTAGGTGGGGCGTAAATAAAGAAGAGTTAAAAAATAACTTAGGATTGGATTTATCAAGTAAAAGGCTGTCAGATTTATTAGAAATACTTGTTAAAACAGGGGTAATCCAAAGCGATGGACTTTATGTAAAACTTAGTGAATTTGAAGTAACTCTTACTGAAAAACAAAAGGAAAGCATAGATAAAGTGGAGAAGCTTCTAAATGATGCAGGTTTTCAGCCGCCTGCTAAAAGTGAACTGCCTATAGAGAAAAACCTGCTGGATTACTTATATCAAGCAAATAAAATAGTTTCTATAAATGAAAGTATGGTGGTAGGCACAGAAGTTTTATCAGCTGGAACAAAAAGGTTGGTAAAGCTAATTAAAGAAAATCCTGAAGGGGTTACATTAGCACAATGTCGAGATTTGTTTAACACTACTAGAAAGTATATCGTTCCTCTTTTAGAGTACTTAGATGGCGAGGGTATAACAAAGAGGGTAGGCGATAAAAGAATACTAGGACCTAAAGGGAAGGAGTTAATCCTGTGA
- the selA gene encoding L-seryl-tRNA(Sec) selenium transferase: MDYSKIPSVTNLLKDLKGKELVSKYGRKAFLDTSKKVLDLVRKDFASYHQDIDEEMVIGLISKSLKESKQKDLQKVINLTGTILHTNLGRAPLPKSVAEKVKDLSIPYCNIEFDLSTGKRGKRTTSIEEKFRQLTKAQDCVVVNNNAAAVLLTLSALTHGKEVILSRGQLVEIGGSFRIPEVMEQSGSILKEVGTTNKAYVEDYQRCISENTGALMRVHPSNFRVVGFSHEASLTELSQLAKSHNLPLIDDLGSGTLINLERWGISEPTVLESIQQGADIVTLSGDKLLGGPQCGIVLGKKDLIAKLKKHPLMRALRCDKLVLSALESTLDIYIKDRYLEEIPLYYFLDRKLDTLNQYADDITSKLNPKFYEVVRDHSYIGGGALPVHQLETVAIKVNYNKPQRLANWLRKQEVPVVGRIQNERLYLDLKTVYEDDISYLAKVLRRLEEEILDGE, translated from the coding sequence TTGGATTATAGTAAAATACCAAGCGTTACAAACCTGTTGAAAGATTTAAAAGGAAAGGAACTGGTTTCTAAGTACGGGAGGAAAGCCTTTTTAGATACCTCTAAAAAGGTGCTTGATTTAGTAAGAAAAGATTTTGCAAGCTATCATCAAGATATTGATGAGGAAATGGTGATAGGGCTGATTTCAAAGTCTCTTAAGGAAAGTAAACAAAAAGATTTGCAAAAGGTTATAAACTTAACGGGAACAATTTTGCACACTAATTTAGGCAGGGCTCCTTTGCCTAAATCTGTAGCAGAGAAAGTGAAAGATTTATCTATCCCGTACTGTAATATAGAGTTTGACTTGTCTACGGGAAAGAGAGGAAAAAGGACAACTTCTATAGAAGAAAAATTTCGCCAGCTAACTAAAGCCCAAGATTGTGTTGTGGTAAACAACAATGCCGCCGCTGTGTTGTTAACTTTAAGTGCACTTACTCATGGTAAGGAAGTAATTTTATCAAGAGGACAGTTAGTTGAAATCGGTGGTTCTTTTAGAATACCGGAGGTAATGGAGCAAAGTGGTTCTATATTAAAAGAGGTAGGAACCACAAATAAAGCGTATGTAGAGGATTATCAAAGGTGTATAAGCGAAAACACGGGAGCATTAATGAGGGTACATCCTAGCAACTTTAGGGTGGTGGGTTTCAGCCATGAAGCATCTTTGACGGAACTTTCACAGTTAGCCAAATCTCATAACCTTCCTTTGATAGATGATCTAGGCAGTGGTACTTTAATCAATCTTGAAAGGTGGGGGATTTCTGAGCCTACAGTGCTCGAATCAATTCAACAAGGGGCAGATATAGTTACTTTAAGTGGGGACAAGCTTCTAGGAGGGCCTCAGTGTGGGATAGTACTTGGAAAAAAAGACTTAATAGCTAAGCTAAAAAAGCACCCTCTTATGAGAGCTTTACGTTGTGATAAACTTGTTCTATCAGCATTAGAAAGCACTTTAGATATTTATATCAAGGATAGATACCTAGAAGAAATTCCGCTTTATTATTTTTTAGACAGGAAACTAGATACCCTTAATCAGTATGCCGATGACATAACTTCTAAGCTTAACCCTAAGTTTTATGAGGTAGTTAGAGATCATTCATATATCGGCGGTGGGGCTTTACCAGTTCACCAATTAGAAACAGTGGCCATAAAAGTTAACTACAACAAACCTCAGCGACTGGCTAATTGGCTTAGAAAACAGGAAGTGCCGGTTGTGGGAAGGATCCAAAACGAAAGACTTTATTTAGACTTAAAAACCGTTTACGAAGATGACATTTCATATTTAGCAAAAGTACTTAGACGACTAGAGGAGGAAATTTTAGATGGAGAATAA